A region of the Paracoccaceae bacterium genome:
GGTGGGTCGCAAGCCGCTCCCGGATCGCCATGTCGGTGCCCTTGAGCCGGTCGCAGGTGACGAGCGCCTCACGGTCGATGTCGGCGAAGATCTCGGCCCGCAGACGGGCCCCCGGGATCGTGACGACCTGCGCCTGAGCGGCCCGGACGGCGTCCTTGGCCAGGCCCTCGAGGCCGCGCATGCCAGTCGCCGGCCTGGTCAGGCTGCGGACGAAGCGCTTCGCCCCGGCGGCGTGGATGTCATCGGGCGCGGCATAGCGGCTGAGAAGCACGAGACCGGTGCGGGTGGTGGGGTCGATGCGCCGCTTCAGCGCCAGAAAGAGGCCGGAAAGCAGGTCGCGCAGGCGTGCCGCGCGCCGGGCCTGCCTGGTGACGAGCTCACAGCTGCGGCTGACCAGGAGGCGGATCTCGGCGTCCTTCGGATCGGGCGGGCCCGCCGCGGGCAGATCGGGCCGCGCGCGGGCCAGCTCGGCCATGACGGCCGCGTCCTTCTGATCGGACTTGCGCTTGCCACGCCGGATGCCCCGCCGCGCCCGGTTCACCGCCAGGCCCGGCGTGTGGACGAGCGGCAGCCCGGCCTCGGCGAACATCGTGCAGACGGGGCGCGCCGCACCGCCAAGCATGTCGACGGCGGTCCGCGTGGCCCGGGCCTCCAGCGTCTCGATCTCGCCGATCAACGACCCGATTGCGGACGGATCATTGTCCACCGCATGTCCGAACAGCACCCGCGCGTTGCGGTCCATGACGCACGCCCGCTGGATATCCCTGGCCACGTCGATCCCGATGAAGAGATCCGTTCCTCCCTCCGTCGCGGTGTCCCTCCGGGGCAGCCCGCCCTCGCCGTCGTCGCCCTGCGGGGCGAGGGATCGCGCAGCCAGACCAGCGGTCGAAACGGACCTCGGAAGCGGGGGGAGATGCCATCTGAGCCATCGCGGGCAGCCTGCATGATACGCGTCCCCGCGTCCCTGCCATCCCCGGAACATGCCCCCGGAACGGCAGAAGCCGAAGCGCAGAACAAGGGCAGGGCGGCATGACACCCCACCGTGCTGCCGGGCTTGCCGCAGTGCTGATCCTGGTCATCGGCTGGTCGGCCGCCATGGCGCAGACGATCCCCGTTCGTTCGGGGGAGCACGAGGGGTTCTCGCGGCTGGTCCTGACATTGCCCCAGGGCACCGGATGGCACCTCTGGCGCACCGACCAGGGCTATGCCCTGCGGCTCGACCGGTCGGCGCGATACGATCTGGCCGGGGTGTTCAGGCTCATACCCCGCACCCGCCTGGCCGCGATCTGGGCGGAGCCTGCAACCGGATGGCTGCAGCTCGGCCTCGGCTGCCGATGTCACGCCACAGCCTTCGAATTCCGCCCCGGAATCCTGGTCATCGACCTGCATGACGGCCCGCCGCCCCCGGGTTCTGTCTTCGAGACGGACAAGAACGGTGCAGTGATGGCGGCCCTGACCCCGCGTGACGCGATGCGGCCGCGGCGCCGGCCGGCCGCGTGGGGCGCGGACGGGGCGGCCGCAGGCTACGACTGGCTGGATGCCATGGCGGACCGGGCCGGGACGCCGGCGGAAGCACAGGCGACCGCGCCGATCCCTTCGCTCCCGGGAGAGATTGCGGCACCCGATGCCTTGCACGAAATCCGGGCAGCCCTGCTTGCCGAACTGGGGCGCGGCGCGGCGCGCGGCGTCGTGGACATGAGGCTGCCGCAGGAACGTCCTTTGCCACGGACGGCCGGTCTGGGGGACCTGCCGCAACTGCGGATCGGTGATGCCGGCAGTCCCGACGGAACCGGCAACCGCGCCGATCCCGGCAACCTCACCGATGCCGGACGCCGCTGCCTGCCTGACACCGCGCTTGATCTGGCGGGCTGGGGCGACACGCAGCCCGTTTCCCTTGCGATCGGGCCGCGCGTCGCACGAACGTTCGGCGAGTTCGACCGCCCCGATACGGACGCGACGGCGTCGGCCGTCCGCTATCTGTTGCACATCGGCTTTGGCGCCGAGGCGCGGCGCCTGATCGAGGCGACGGGCAACCAGGTGCCCGATGCGCCGTTGCTGCGGCTGCTCGGCCATCTGGTGGACGGCGAGACGCCACCGCAGGACCTCCGATCCCTGGAGGGAATGCAGACTTGCGACGGCGCCGCCGCGCTCTGGTCGGTTCTGGCGCTGCCCGGCCCGCCGGGCCATGCGGTGGCGCGTGACGCGGTACTGCGCACCTTCTCGGGCCTGCCGCTGCACCTGCGTCGTCACGTCGGTCCGATGCTTGCCGAGCGGTTCCTGGCGCAGGGCGACACCGAGACGGCGCGGTCCCTGCGTGAGGCGATCCTGCGGGCACCGGACGGCGCAACCGCAGCCACCGACCTGCTGGGCATGGAGATCGGACAGGCCGGGGGGCAGGCGCCGGACACCGCAACCCTTGCGGGGCTGCAGGCTGCGCCAGGGCCCGACGGCATCCGTGCGGTGACACTGGCGATCCGCACGGCAGCGACCGCAGGCACGGCGCCCGATGCCTCAACGATGACAGCGGCCGAGGCGATGCTGACGGAACACCGGGGAACCGACCTGGCGGCGGAACTTGCGCGGCAACTTGCCGCCGCCCATGCCATGGCGGGCAATCTGGACCGGGCGCTGCAGCTTGCCGGCAGGGATGCGGCGACGGTTGCCCGGGTCTGGGACCTCGTTGCACACATCAATGATGACGGTCTGTTCATGGCCCATGCGATACGGGCCGACATCGACCTGCCATCCGGTGTTTCCGCCGCGACTGATCGCGCCATTGCCGAACGGCTGATCGCGCTCGGATTTCCGGATGCGGCGCTGCCCTGGCTCGCGGCGGCGCGGCGCACGAGGGGCGAATCCCGCGCCGCGGATGCGCTGCTTCTGGCGCGCGCGCATCTGGCGGCGGGCGATCCCCGCGCCGCACTGCGCGACCTCGCGGGGCTGGAGTCGGATGAAGCGGCACCCCTGCGCGACGCGGCGGCCTTGCGACTTGCGCTTCCGGTCGTGCCCATGGCGCCGGGGCAATCCCCCGTCGCGGAAACAGAGACCGTCGCCGATGCGACCGCCACCGCCCGACGGGCCCGCCGCGCCGCTCAGTGGGAGATCGTAGCGATCGAGGACGAAACAAGCTGGTCGGCCGCGGCGGCGCTGGCGGGCGAGCCGACGATCGCGGGCGACGGACCGCTGGCACGAGGCTGGGCATTGCGCGACGAATCCGGTACGGCCCGCGCGATCCTCGGCGCACTTCTGGCCGCAACGCAGGTGCCGCCCGGGCCCTGACCCGGCAACGCTAACGGGTTGGCAAGATTCGCGCCCTAGCTTCCGTTGCAGGCCACCACCGACCGCGGCATGCGGCGCGGCGACACCACGGGAGGACAGCATGTCGAGATCGTCCTGGCTGCTCTTCGCGGCGCTGGCGACGGCTGCCCACACGACGGTTGAAGCGGGTCCGGCAGCGCTGTGCGAGGCGGCCGCTGCAACCGCGGCGGCGGAAACCGGGGTGCCGTTGCCGATCCTGACAGCCATACTCGCGGCCGAGTCCGGCCGGGGCAGGGGACGGGGCCCGCAAGGCTGGCCATGGGCACTGAATGCCGCGGGCCAGGGCCGCCATCCCTCCACCGAGGACGAGGCGCGACGGCAACTCGCCGACCTGCAGGCCGTCGGGGTGACGAACATCGACGTGGGTTGCTTCCAGATAAACCTGCTTTGGCACGGCGCCGCCTATCCCGCCGCCGCCGCGCTGCTCGACCCGCTGACCAACGCGCGCCACGCCGCCGGCTACCTGCGCGACCTCCATGCCCGAACCGGCGACTGGCGGCGCGCTGCCGGGCAGTACCATTCGCGCGATCCGGACCGCGCCGAATCCTATGTCCGTCG
Encoded here:
- a CDS encoding transposase; the encoded protein is MARDIQRACVMDRNARVLFGHAVDNDPSAIGSLIGEIETLEARATRTAVDMLGGAARPVCTMFAEAGLPLVHTPGLAVNRARRGIRRGKRKSDQKDAAVMAELARARPDLPAAGPPDPKDAEIRLLVSRSCELVTRQARRAARLRDLLSGLFLALKRRIDPTTRTGLVLLSRYAAPDDIHAAGAKRFVRSLTRPATGMRGLEGLAKDAVRAAQAQVVTIPGARLRAEIFADIDREALVTCDRLKGTDMAIRERLATH
- a CDS encoding lytic transglycosylase domain-containing protein, encoding MSRSSWLLFAALATAAHTTVEAGPAALCEAAAATAAAETGVPLPILTAILAAESGRGRGRGPQGWPWALNAAGQGRHPSTEDEARRQLADLQAVGVTNIDVGCFQINLLWHGAAYPAAAALLDPLTNARHAAGYLRDLHARTGDWRRAAGQYHSRDPDRAESYVRRLEALHASAQQVVAEHEPPPAERRTEPLIRFDRRLRPLIGSGS